In Gossypium hirsutum isolate 1008001.06 chromosome A10, Gossypium_hirsutum_v2.1, whole genome shotgun sequence, the DNA window ccatgtggatggttttgatattatatgatttttgtagatggatttacaaaataatcacatgcattatcaactcgcaacctgtcattcgcaagattgcttgtttaaatgattaatttcagattatactattaaaacaattcatcttgctaatgttggtgagtttacatcccaagtttttaatggttattgcatgtcaattggaaTAAAAGTTGACCATCCTATAGCTCATGTTCACAGATaaaatgatttagctgaattgtctatcaaatgcctccaactaatagctaaaccattacttatgagaactaaactttctatttcaacatgagattatgttgatttacgtgttgtacgcatcaagccaataagttataaatactccccattacaattggttttttaTCAATacctaaatatttctcatctttgaatttttgtatgtgtgtatttgttccaattgctccaccacaacgcacaaagataagtgaatcctcaaagaaagttgaaaatatatattaattacaagtttctttgtgattacaattttgattcaataattttcccaacattagagGGAGAGAaacaataacttgtaatgagttagggggagagtaattaaaccagaagttcaataaggataactcattacaagttaactgttagatgtatttacaaccttaatgagaataaccaagtgttatataccatctaatattttaatttgaatcaaagtccaagtaggacaatcagttagaataaataatacaTTGATCGGTTCCAcagatgaaaattcttctagatggtcattTAGTGGAGGCaggtgctccagaagagacccaagacataactaaaacttcaaaagagattcaggtacctgaaactgaattttaaaataatgaaaataagagatctcgataagttatgtcaattcgagaaaatgtggaatcgaataataaaagtggtcgtcaatgattttgcatgcactattattattgaaataatgaaataaaaggaggatcttaaataaatatattgagaaatatagatatggaataaattgatcaaaatagaaagatgcaactcaagtacaattaaattcgaggagtttttggaccagtagtccaaatatctaaaggtataaagccagtaaATGTGCAATTAGAGTAGTTCtgcaaaagcggaataaaaatatgaatgttTTCGCTAAatcctggcattgattatgaaaagatataatattcttttgtggtggatgcaataacctttagatatattattaaattgacaattcataaacgATTTAACTTGCTTCTAATGgatattgttacaaccttttatgaatcactatatagtaaagtttattttaaaattcttgaagaatttaaaatactagaagcatattaaaattcttgggaaatttttcatttatatgaattgaaataattgaacatatgtggtaaatttgacttagtcaatAGTAGATGAAAGAGGagtataaaatgatccaaaatacctatttgtatttttatagaaggatcataattaaattttgctatgattattgttgaaattccagaagagatcaaaatatgtttcctcaaaatttttcctcactcatgattttcaaaagaatggtggtATAAATGCTTtgcaatacattcaaatagtcatttgaaaaattagtaatcaagattgaatacgtagaaaatgagaaagtatgttatgttttcatgagggggagtaaatacacattgtactctttttcccttaaccgaggttttgtcccattgggttttcctaataaggtttttaatgagacaacatattatgtgtattataaatcgtgtactctttttccttcattaggtttttataataaggttttaacgaggcacattatctaccaatggacatccaagagggagtgttatgaatattttattaagtgaatgtccatcatgatcaagataaagtttttatatactttaaattctaatagttattagaattagatctctacttcttttatacttcttatgcctataaatggAGATTCTGATggagcattgtaatcatcccttttgatcaataaagttcattctctgttgctctcattttttttttgttctttgttctccccatctctttttattttataacactattatatatatttctaatctAATTTTCTTAAtagttattttctattttcacctcACTCTTACAATTGCATTTGAATTCAAATACACACTCTACCGCTATAGTAACTAATTTCACCAGAGATAAATGCACTACTTATCCAGACTAAGCCTAAATCTACTTTTTTCACAAATACATATTCTATATATAAATACTGCATTTGGTACTTCTCCTTTCAAAGTGGTTTATGGTCCAGATCCACCATGCTTATTGTCTTATGAAGTTGGCTCTTCTAAAACTGATGCAGTAAAAGTTACCGTGAGACTGATTACGAATTTGGATCCTTAGTTTGGGTACGTTTACACACTCATTGACAGAAATCACTTTCAGGGAAGCATAGAGGCTAGttttaaagtatagggactagttttaacaaatagaaaacatagaaaagttattttaaaagaGATGAGGAAAATAGAGGGGGAAGcagaagagaataaaaaaaacagaaagaaagttaaaagaatataaaaaaaattaaattattcaaaactaaaaaatataggaatcaattgtataatttaacctaaattttttgcttgaaatgatgatttaacgtgccacgtctgCTTACCATTAGACCGTTAAAGGCAATTAACGGCTcaaacgtaaatgactaaaatgtaacattgcAAACATAAGTGGCTAAAATATAACCTGaaataaacaaaagtgactattttgatagtataatggtttaacttatttttttcatttatttacccgcgtattttacttaattagttgAATTGCAGTCCGTGGCATTGATGGTCTTGTAATTGGAATCACTTTTTCTGCTGATTCTGGAAGAAAAAGATCCTTCTAAAACCCAAAGAACGACCTGCTCCTCATGTAAGATGTTTGCCTTTTGTTTGTCTCCTGTCCACTCACTCATCCATTGTTAACTATATTCAAGTTTTATTCTACTTCATTGATATGTGTTTTATATGTGCTTGTGCAGCCGGTTTTTGAATTGCACCCCCCCCCCCTTTCAAATTACTGAATGCAAATTATGATTCTTGTTTTAAATTTCCTAGGTCTCAGACGGTGAATCTGAACAGCAAGGTGCATCATCTTCTGTAGCAAATTCACCTGGTTCAACTGCTGCGAGACAACGTCAACAACAGGAGGCTGGTGGAAAGTTCATTAGAACATACTTTTGAGTAATGAAACGAGCCAAAATCAAATCTTCAGCAGCTGTCCAGGCCGGCAGAAAACTGAAACTATGAGTCTGGACAATGTCAAGAGACCTCTACGACCTACAAATTCACGATTGGGTATGATTGGTAATGTCTCTAATAATATTGCTGCTCTGGAATGTGATGTTGATACAAAAAGTGTTTCAGATAACAAGTTCATAAAAAAGGCACTGCATGGTTCAGGTTACTGATCATGGAGTATGAGCCCCTCTTCATCGTTCTGATGTTACACAAGCTAGTGAGGAGCGCTCGACTCCCTCTGTGTTACAATCTGCACAGGCCTCCAATAATCCCAGCGAAGATATTAATGCTTCTGCACATGAATATCCTGTATTGGGAAGTATCTATAGGTTTGGGATACAGTTGTTTTATCAAGTTGTTATGATTGAATTTGCAAGAACTAAGGAAGCTAATGTATGTCACTTCTGCATATGGTCTTTTAGTTAACCCAAGGAGAAATGAAAAGCAACGTACCTCATGGAAGCAGTGGACATAATATTCCATCAGAAAACGGTTAGTCTATCTGTAATGGATTGATTCAGTATTGATGTCACGTGCAGTATTACTACAATGTCATATCGATGATACCATTCAGCAGGTTCCAATAGACATTTTGATCAGCATCCAGCAGCTCATAATATGAAGGATTATGGTTCTGTTACATAACATGTTCTTGAATAGTCCTTACCTGGTACTAGATTAATTACCTTATTAGACTGGCAAGAGCATGCATCAGCAAGCAGTCGTGTGTGGTCTACATTTGGAAAGAAGTGTATGGATCAAAGAATAATGATGATAAATTATCGGTGGTGGTGTTGTTGTATGATCCAAGGTGCTTAGAAGTTTACTTTGAACCATACTGACCTTAGCTATGGGCTGGAGCTGGATCTTCCATAAGTGGATATTTCTTATTTTCATATGTTGTATTATCTTATGTTCTAAACTGCAAGTCTATTTGACAATATTATCAGAAAAAAGTTGATCTCGAAATTGAAAATTCATATTTCGAAAAGCAGAGGATTAGAAATATCAAATTATAGTAATGGCCTAAATTCGTAAATATTGCATGGTACAAGGACCTTCAATACATTAATAACTTTTTTGGTACATTTCCTAAACCCTTCCAAGTCCAGACCCTGgctaattaaattttatgatattatagGCTGAAGCATAACCTACAACTTCCAGCTTACAGCAACTAAGGTAGTACTTAATTGGTTCTTAATAAAAAAGAAGTCAATGCATTGCTAGAAGAAAATGTAAATTACAAGGATGCAAGTGTATAACAGCTTTTCTCTTTActgcaagaaaaaaaaaataattacagaAAGGTAGTTGTACATACAAGAACGGCATATGACAGTTTAAGAGCCGTACAATGAACAAACAGTTGTGTTCTGTGAGACAAATAGAAATAAAGGTTAAAGAATATGgtcccttttcttttctcttctttattGAAATTAAGCTAAGTAATCTGaacaatttctattaaaattttgtgaagcGACTGAGGCTTTGAGAAGAATGGGCAGTGATCACTCCCTTTAATCTTGTAAACTCCTTCTGGTGGGTTCTCTCTTACTAGTTTCTCTTGCACATCTGGTGAAAGAGCTCGGTCATCCAATGTCTGAATATAGAACCGCCGTCCACTTCCGTACTTCTCGGGGGACAGTGACAGTTTCTCCATTATAGGACCCAGTGGAGTAGGTCTCATGGTAACCATGGCTAAAGCTACATCCTGGAATAGAAACCAAATATCATGTTAGAATAATATGATTCTATAAATGCACACAACATTTAGACTCGAGCACACAACATTTACACTCAAGCATGGTATTAACATGTTAAAATGCAACGTAATATTCACCAATAAAACCAACACGAATCATCAGAAACTACGGTATCTTGAGTTTTGACATATATCACCTCTTGTTCAAAAAGTCTAATGATATAACTCCTTTCATGTTACGTTGTCCATGCAAACGATTGCAGCACTAGATTTCATTAACCATAATGTAAGACTACACCAAATAACAGAAGTGACATACACAACATTGATTGGCCCAAAAATGGCCATAATATGCATACTTCATAGCTAAAGCTTCAAACATTTAATTCTATGGTGCTCTTATTTCCAATACAACTTCAATAACCGTTGTTCAGTTGCCACAAATGAATAAACAGAACAATAAATCTTAAACATCTAGCTTACAGAATGGTGGAGATCCTGCAAAGGGAAAAAAAAATGGATATTCAAGATTTACGAGGTTCACTGGTATGATGTTCTTGACCTGTAAGGCTGTAAAAGTACCTTTGTTGGTGAATGGTTGAAATATATCCCTTTCATTAGCTGTTTCTCGAACATGAACCCTGTAGGTGGCTCATCTTTTCCGTTTCCATAAATCAAAAACTCTGACTCTTGCATGAAACGTTCAGCAGAACCAAGCTGCAACAAAATGAAGAGTTGAAGTAACATAGACTTAATGTAATTACTTGATGTACAAGAAACGGCAACAAGGCATCGATAAAAATACCTCTTCTGCAAACACATCGAAAGGTCTCTGACCATTAGACACCATTGTAGCACAAAGGAAGATTGCTTTGGAGATCTTTTCTGGGAAATTTTCTAATGCATAAGAAAGGCAAGCACCTCCACTGCTATGACCCACCAAAATAACctttatataattcatgaaatcaaaattattaacataGCAGAT includes these proteins:
- the LOC107897492 gene encoding putative methylesterase 14, chloroplastic, yielding MGNIIYRRKKDSKENNGSRSRRTGGRSQRKMAAEEELLHRQALSMVLHQHQLSQRFDGSMSRRIGSTSSRRHTDPLANNEKKVVESLENIKFRRVVLIHGEGFGAWCWYKTIAQLEEVGLLPTAMDLTGSGIDLTDTNTVTTLAEYSKPLIQYLEALPEDEKVILVGHSSGGACLSYALENFPEKISKAIFLCATMVSNGQRPFDVFAEELGSAERFMQESEFLIYGNGKDEPPTGFMFEKQLMKGIYFNHSPTKDVALAMVTMRPTPLGPIMEKLSLSPEKYGSGRRFYIQTLDDRALSPDVQEKLVRENPPEGVYKIKGSDHCPFFSKPQSLHKILIEIVQIT